In the genome of Gemmatimonadota bacterium, the window GCGAGGAGCGCTACACAACGGGGGAGAGCGTTGGCGTTCATGGTGACTCCTGGTCGCCGGTAACTTCCTTCGCTGACCACCCGCGGCGGGCCGAATCCCGGGAGGGAATCGGCGGGCGGCCGACGAATCGAAGTGCTCCACCAATCTACGAACGGGCCGTCAGGAGGGACAGCGCGCGCCGGGACGCGCCTCAGCTAGCGCGCTGGTGCCTGCCCCAGGTACGCCCTGACCAGGTCGGCGAACTCGTCCGCGTCCCATTGGGGGTGGGGCCGATCGTATTCCCGAGCGTGCGCGTCCATGACGTAAGCGGGCCGCGGGGGCGTCGCATCATCCCACCGTGCGCGAGCCGGGTAGATGAGGAAGACGCCCGCGCACGGACCGGTGAGCACGAGCATGTCGTCGTATTGGTCGATCACGCTGGCCTGCCCGTCCCAGTACTGGCGGGCGCGCTCGTCGGTGACGAGGTCCAGGACCCGATCCACGTGTCGTTGGCGGGCGCCGTTTCTGGGAACCCAGACGACGTGAACGCTCAGGCGCGGGTCGTCGATCCGCGCGAGCACCTTCTTTTGCGTTTCGGAGGCCCCCCGAAGACATCCGCCTCACGTGGGGGCGACGAGGGCGACGATGCGGACCTTCCCCGAATCCGCATTGAAGGTAGAGCGGAGCGGCTCCGCGTGTTCGTCGAGCACATCGTACTCGCTGCTCGCCGGGTTGATCGCGGCCACCGCCGCCAGGGCGATCGTGCCCGCTAGAACGACGCTCTTCATCCCTACCCCCTCAATACCAGAAGAAATCGGCCACGAACTGCAGGGCCACGGCGAACAGCCAGAGCCCGATCGCGCCCCAAACGATTCGTCGATTCCAGCGTCCCGCCTCGGTTCGGCAGGATTCGGCACAGGCGATCGCACGCACGGGGCGGTATACGGCCCACAGGGCCACTCCGAGGAACAGCGCCGAGCCACCCAGCAACCAGAACCGGTAAGGCCTGAGGCCCGCGGCGAAGATGGCCCCCTGGACCCCGAGCAGGC includes:
- a CDS encoding mercuric transporter MerT family protein produces the protein MTGAAGAAIGSLAASVCCVGPIGISLLGVQGAIFAAGLRPYRFWLLGGSALFLGVALWAVYRPVRAIACAESCRTEAGRWNRRIVWGAIGLWLFAVALQFVADFFWY